The Setaria viridis chromosome 9, Setaria_viridis_v4.0, whole genome shotgun sequence sequence CGTGCCGGCGGGCCTGGCGCGCTTCGCGTGCCCTCTTTGCGGCGTCGAGCTAACTGTCGACGGCGGGCGTCTCCGGGTATACTTCGCCTTCCCGCCCCGCGTCAGTGTCTCCGTCCTGGCGGCGCCCCCAGCCGGCATCACTTTGAGGCCATCCCCACACCGGTGTCCCGAGGTGCGTATCTAGTGTTTTAGGACTGTTACCCACACTTGCTTAAAGTTCATTTTCACTATATGGATTAATTCACGCTCTGTATAAACCAGTTTAACTTGCTGCCTTGTCCCAATGAAACGTCACATTAACTCAACAATATTCCTGTTACCCTGTCGCTAGAATCCTGAAGTTCATTTGTCTTCTATATATAGTTTTCATCGTTCAATTGAGCAAGAATAGGTCCACCTGCGTTTTGGGTTTGTAAGCTGTAGAATTTCTGGTTTACTAGCAACACGATGGTTGTATTTTAGTTTGTATATGCTTTTTGGACCACTCAAAGGTTCTGTATTGTACTTTAGAAAACTATTTATGAGTCTGACTCTGCTTTGTTGCGTGCTAGTCACAATTTTGCTGATGAATGATATGTGTTACAAATTTTGACTAGAGATTTGGTGAAGGTTTGATAGAGAGGAGGAAAGTAGGTAAATTTTCCAGGACACAGAAGACAAAATTGATAGATAGATTACACCATTCAAATGTCCTGATTTGCCAATATCAGTGACATCCATACAGTTATATTTCTGCAGAATATCTTATATCAGGATTCTCCTTTTCTTTACTCTTCTATGCATAAATGTCctgattttttattttcttacttcCTTTTGTATTCTTTTGTTTGGAGCAGGGTCAAGTAGAAAGGCATAATCACCCGACTTGTTCAATTCACAGAGAGGAGACATTCAGCTCTTCCAAAACAGGAGCAATCCACACCATGTTAGCACAAAAAGAGCCTAGTATCCATTCAGCTCGTAGGGAGGAGTCACGTATCAAGCCACTCAATAAGACCATTGCCAAGTCTAGTGCAAGGAAAACTAAATTTCCAGCTTGTTCTGAATCTACAGGTGTGGAAAAAGTACGACAAGAACCTCCCATACATGCAAGCTCTGCCTCTTCGTCACAAGTTTGTCCTTCGAATTTTTCAGTTCGTGCACATGGACAGCAACCTGTAGAGGACATTGCAAGTCATGGACAGGAGATAAATGAATATCGAGCTGGATCAAGTACCATCCAGCATGAAATGATAGAGACCCCAAATCAAGTCAATTGTGTTGAACAGGCACAAGGTGAGTATCACAACAATGCAACTGGATGGAATCTGAAGAGGAAAAGGAGCAGCAATAGTGCAAATGTTCAGAAGGGGAAGGGCTTGAGTAGTTATCCAAATGGAGGGTTCCATCTTAGGCGTAGCTCACGTTTGTCAAAGCAGCCAGAAAATCCTATCAACAATGAGCCTGTCCAGCAGCCAGCTGCTTTAAATCAATGTAATTCAGATACTCTGAACATTGATAAGATCATTTCCAATCTGTGTGCCAGTCCATTGCCTCAGCACCAAATGCCTCAATCAAGCTCAAGCCAGTCAGGCCAAGTTGATGCAGCCACTGGACCACCACAATCAAATCATGGTGCATCTCGAGATGGGAAATTCCCACTCTGCTACAGTCAATTGTACCCTCCGGAGGTCCCGGGTGAACACTCGCTTGATAGAATTGGTGACGAGCAGCCACATTCACCAGAGGCCCAATTTCATGTTATGCATGTGCAACAGGTATGAGAACCTTCAGGTTGTACCACTGACTCAGAGGTGCAATGCTCTCTGTGTTCCTGCCATGACTGTCTATTGAAGGCCATGGCAAGGATACACCTCTCTCCAAAACTGGTCCTCAGGCTTGCACTGTCAGATGACCATTTCTGCTAGGCTGCGAGCAATCACCGTGGCACCTCACTGTCAGTTTGCCACTGCTAAATACCACCCTAATGCCAACCGCATCTTTGCCTTCTGCAGTGACAAGTTAGTCTGTATCATTTAATTTGTCTAGTACTCGCATCAACCTTCCACTATACACTGTGATACATATTTATATAAAAGTAAATTACCCCGTAATATTCTGTGAATTTTCTAACTGAAGGGGTGTGCTTTGAATTTCTGCATGTACAAATGTTGAATTTATCTGCATCGTTTGAATGCTTATTTCATTGAGAATCACTCGTTCAGGAGGATGCACAGAGGGGCCACTCCCTGTTAGGATCTGCTGTGAAATCGTCAGGGAAGCGTAGAGGACGTGGACCTCAACCTACAAGACTAATCCAACCACGAAGGGAAGTTGACAGGCCTGTCTTGACACCTAATATTATTGAGTATGTGTATAGATAAATTGACAAGTTATTTCTTAAGATATTCTTTATGTTCATGGGTCATGATGAGTTGACTTACTTGGCAGCAAATGGGATGTCAACCCACCTTGCCCTAAGGTGGCCTCTACCATCACTATTCTTTTGAAGCAGAAGTACCCTGGGTCTACCTATCTGCCAGCTGGTCAGCGAAGAGAAGTTCCACCCAATGGAGAAGTGGTTCTCCACTGGCAACAGTATCCTCCAGAAA is a genomic window containing:
- the LOC117837092 gene encoding uncharacterized protein isoform X1, yielding MEPAAAPPEFVEVRCAGCGETLEVEPALTEFACPDCGTQQALPPELMPQPPPRPRRALPIPGRGPAAAAPVPVLAPAPARMPCGACAALLSVPAGLARFACPLCGVELTVDGGRLRVYFAFPPRVSVSVLAAPPAGITLRPSPHRCPEGQVERHNHPTCSIHREETFSSSKTGAIHTMLAQKEPSIHSARREESRIKPLNKTIAKSSARKTKFPACSESTGVEKVRQEPPIHASSASSSQVCPSNFSVRAHGQQPVEDIASHGQEINEYRAGSSTIQHEMIETPNQVNCVEQAQGEYHNNATGWNLKRKRSSNSANVQKGKGLSSYPNGGFHLRRSSRLSKQPENPINNEPVQQPAALNQCNSDTLNIDKIISNLCASPLPQHQMPQSSSSQSGQVDAATGPPQSNHGASRDGKFPLCYSQLYPPEVPGEHSLDRIGDEQPHSPEAQFHVMHVQQEDAQRGHSLLGSAVKSSGKRRGRGPQPTRLIQPRREVDRPVLTPNIIDKWDVNPPCPKVASTITILLKQKYPGSTYLPAGQRREVPPNGEVVLHWQQYPPETRDAILNEFLQRYKWAPGREAECLKLFERRAARQFAGILSEEKRKVRVKFAAVDKSTEATGTHRSNGHAESEDEDQEEEPEDQQALERHDDEDPLLWKPSPPAWMYPSWWERLCEHWAKEEVLKMSSQNRKNRYIGGRAHHTSGSRSIAMHRQIMVIENGGMPVSELEVFNKTHRRNAGTGEFVSERAKRTVEGFKKRMEEAGDKIHPHLAWVQEVGGRNRGRYYGLTGIIDKNKVDELAKSTPNCFGIKGHRQKFTQEQVQQMINQALQGLNETWEKKFKSLEQSVCGGIDPEHAPGSSAAREGGQEDQSGRHQDASDAQSEESREDDDEEVVSTSV
- the LOC117837092 gene encoding uncharacterized protein isoform X2; translation: MEPAAAPPEFVEVRCAGCGETLEVEPALTEFACPDCGTQQALPPELMPQPPPRPRRALPIPGRGPAAAAPVPVLAPAPARMPCGACAALLSVPAGLARFACPLCGVELTVDGGRLRVYFAFPPRVSVSVLAAPPAGITLRPSPHRCPEGQVERHNHPTCSIHREETFSSSKTGAIHTMLAQKEPSIHSARREESRIKPLNKTIAKSSARKTKFPACSESTGVEKVRQEPPIHASSASSSQVCPSNFSVRAHGQQPVEDIASHGQEINEYRAGSSTIQHEMIETPNQVNCVEQAQGEYHNNATGWNLKRKRSSNSANVQKGKGLSSYPNGGFHLRRSSRLSKQPENPINNEPVQQPAALNQCNSDTLNIDKIISNLCASPLPQHQMPQSSSSQSGQVDAATGPPQSNHGASRDGKFPLCYSQLYPPEVPGEHSLDRIGDEQPHSPEAQFHVMHVQQEDAQRGHSLLGSAVKSSGKRRGRGPQPTRLIQPRREVDRPVLTPNIIDKWDVNPPCPKVASTITILLKQKYPGSTYLPAGQRREVPPNGEVVLHWQQYPPETRDAILNEFLQRYKWAPGREAECLKLFERRAARQFAGILSEEKRKVRVKFAAVDKSTEATGTHRSNGHAESEDEDQEEEPEDQQALERHDDEDPLLWKPSPPAWMYPSWWERLCEHWAKEEVLKMSSQNRKNRYIGGRAHHTSGSRSIAMHRQIMVIENGGMPVSELEVFNKTHRRNAGTGEFVSERAKRTVEGFKKRMEEAGDKIHPHLAWVQEVGGRNRGRYYGLTGIIDKNKVDELAKSTPNCFGIKGHRQKFTQEQVQQMINQALQGLNETWEKKFKSLEQSVCGACPWIFCS